In Hermetia illucens chromosome 1, iHerIll2.2.curated.20191125, whole genome shotgun sequence, one genomic interval encodes:
- the LOC119659506 gene encoding cytochrome P450 6a8-like has translation MGILIWLASVLVTLISMIYLYFKSSFSYWKDRGVPYSEPTFPWGNIVQNGKIATLKAIIGKLYTIRETSIPFVGGYTFNKPFVLVSDLEFAKHVLIKDFNYFEDRGAYYNERDDPLSAHLFALDGPKWRVLRAKMTPTFTGGKMKFMFPTIRQVAEKLSGALESNLDNENYLEVRDLLARYFTDVIGTCIFGIECNSLSNPDAEFRRVGRHLFEKPHLPPILRAFTLIFPDLSRKLHIKVTSDFVSKFFMRILRETIEYRESNNVRRNDFMDILIQLKNGQDEGADGSGRIGKLTFEQIAAQAFVFFLGGFEASAATMSFVLHELMVNNDIQDKVRKEIFDVLEEHNGETTYEALNDMKYLDQVITETLRKYPPVIFLIRKAVKDYPVPKTNKIIEKGMSIFIPVETFQHDPAIYPDPDVFDPDRFSSETEGIGRPSDAFLAFGDGPRNCIGLRFGLLQVKMGLVALLKHYRFIRCQKSQIPLQFTNFTPVLTPKGVWLGVQKI, from the exons ATGGGAATTTTAATATGGTTAGCGAGTGTTCTGGTGACCCTTATCTCCATGATTTACTTATATTTCAAGTCTTCGTTTTCTTACTGGAAAGATCGCGGAGTTCCATACAGCGAACCTACCTTTCCATGGGGAAATATCGTGCAAAATGGGAAAATTGCAACTCTAAAGGCGATAATTGGCAAGCTTTATACCATCCGGGAAACGTCAATTCCGTTCGTTGGTGGTTATACTTTCAACAAGCCATTCGTTCTTGTATCTGATCTGGAATTCGCTAAACATGTTCTCATCAAAGACTTCAACTACTTCGAAGATAGAGGTGCATACTATAATGAACGAGACGATCCTTTGTCTGCACATTTGTTTGCCCTGGATGGACCCAAGTGGAGGGTGCTACGAGCTAAAATGACTCCGACATTTACTGGAgggaaaatgaagtttatgttcCCAACAATTCGGCAGGTTGCAGAGAAATTATCTGGTGCGTTGGAAAGCAATCTTGACAATGAAAACTATCTGGAAGTTAGGGACTTACTAGCGCGATATTTTACGGATGTTATTGGCACGTGTATCTTCGGCATTGAATGCAATAGCCTCAGCAATCCTGATGCCGAATTTCGGAGAGTTGGCCGCCATTTATTCGAAAAACCACATCTACCACCAATCCTACGAGCATTTACACTTATCTTTCCGGATTTGTCACGTAAATTACATATAAAAGTTACATCAGATTTTGTGTCCAAGTTCTTCATGAGGATTTTACGAGAAACCATAGAATACCGGGAAAGCAATAATGTCCGCCGAAATGACTTCATGGATATTTTAATTCAACTGAAAAACGGCCAAGATGAGGGAGCTGATGGTAGTGGACGAATAGGGAAGTTAACCTTCGAACAGATTGCTGCTCAAGCGTTTGTGTTTTTCCTCGGAGGGTTTGAAGCTTCTGCCGCTACAATGTCCTTCGTATTACATGAACTGATGGTCAACAATGACATTCAAGATAAAGTTAGAAAGGAGATTTTCGATGTCCTTGAAGAGCACAACGGAGAAACAACGTACGAAGCATTGAACGACATGAAATACTTGGACCAAGTTATTACAG aaaccctTCGCAAATATCCGCCCGTCATTTTCCTCATACGAAAGGCAGTTAAGGATTACCCAGTCCCAAAGACAAATAAAATAATCGAAAAAGGAATGTCAATATTCATTCCGGTTGAAACTTTTCAACATGATCCTGCAATTTATCCTGATCCGGATGTCTTCGACCCAGACCGCTTTTCATCTGAAACTGAAGGGATTGGACGACCTTCGGACGCATTTCTGGCTTTTGGCGATGGACCACGTAATTGCATTGGATTACGATTTGGCCTACTGCAAGTTAAAATGGGACTTGTGGCATTGCTTAAGCATTACAGGTTCATTAGGTGCCAGAAAAGTCAAATACCTCTTCAATTTACTAATTTTACACCGGTTCTGACCCCAAAAGGCGTATGGTTGGGAGTTCAGAAAATTTAA